The following are encoded in a window of Thermodesulfobacterium geofontis OPF15 genomic DNA:
- the selD gene encoding selenide, water dikinase SelD: MQEIKLTQMTKASGUAAKLPQEFLVEILKDLEIPSHPYLIQSFEYGADAAIFKINENTALIFSADFFTPVIDDPFVFGQISAANALSDIYVCGGKPLLALNLICFPKKGIPKEILKKILEGGLSKIKEAGAFLVGGHSIDDPEPKYGLAVVGIAHPEKIISNKNAKEGDLLYLSKPIGLGILVTAYKGNLLDEKSNIYKAMIKTMTELNNKIAEILLELDIKAATDITGFGLLGHALEMAIASKKDLIIYAHRVPYFKEAKDFIEMGIIPEGDYNNLNYCKKNVEIHPEVSENDLILLCDAQTSGGFLIAVPQEKQEVFEKKAIDAGLNNLALIGEVKNPEGHCPTVRVYP; this comes from the coding sequence GTGCAAGAAATTAAACTTACCCAAATGACTAAAGCTTCAGGTTGAGCAGCAAAACTTCCACAAGAGTTTCTTGTGGAAATATTAAAAGATCTTGAAATACCCTCTCATCCCTATTTAATCCAAAGTTTTGAATATGGTGCCGATGCTGCTATTTTTAAAATTAATGAAAACACTGCTCTTATCTTCTCAGCAGATTTTTTCACTCCGGTAATTGATGATCCTTTTGTCTTTGGGCAGATATCTGCTGCTAATGCCCTATCTGATATTTATGTATGCGGAGGTAAACCACTTTTGGCCTTAAATCTCATCTGCTTTCCTAAAAAGGGTATACCAAAAGAAATACTTAAAAAAATTTTAGAAGGTGGACTTTCTAAAATAAAAGAAGCTGGAGCATTTCTTGTGGGTGGACATAGTATTGATGATCCAGAACCTAAATATGGCTTAGCTGTTGTTGGAATAGCTCATCCAGAAAAAATTATTAGCAACAAAAATGCTAAAGAAGGCGATTTACTTTATCTTTCTAAACCCATTGGTTTAGGAATACTTGTCACTGCTTATAAAGGAAATCTTTTAGATGAAAAGAGTAATATCTATAAAGCTATGATAAAAACTATGACAGAACTTAATAATAAAATAGCTGAAATTTTACTTGAACTTGATATAAAAGCAGCAACAGATATTACAGGATTTGGACTTTTAGGACATGCCTTGGAAATGGCAATTGCAAGTAAAAAAGATTTAATTATTTATGCTCATAGGGTCCCCTATTTTAAAGAAGCAAAAGATTTTATTGAAATGGGGATTATTCCAGAGGGAGATTATAACAATTTAAATTATTGTAAAAAAAATGTAGAAATCCATCCTGAGGTTTCAGAAAATGATCTTATTCTACTTTGTGATGCCCAAACTTCAGGAGGTTTTTTAATAGCTGTGCCTCAAGAAAAACAGGAAGTTTTTGAGAAAAAAGCAATAGATGCAGGACTTAATAACTTAGCTCTTATCGGAGAGGTTAAAAACCCAGAAGGTCACTGCCCCACTGTAAGAGTATATCCTTAA
- a CDS encoding double-cubane-cluster-containing anaerobic reductase, with protein sequence MAQDYVKMWQDLGINLENHDCLLKALADIYQQIYLSQKNRPEGMKYFDFVISEAHGLRIKELLEAKKQGKKVIGTFCVYVPEEMILAVNGICVGLCAGAQIGFDEAEKVLPKNTCDLIKAFIGFKLTQVCPYTESCDLLVGETTCDGKKKAYEILDKLTRKVYVMEVPHRKTEASKELFLKELFSLKDRLEELSGVKISVESLKEGIKIVNEKRKALMRLENLRAYDPAPISGLDALLINQIAFYDDPVRFTQKVNELCDELEERIKKGIGVKPKGTPRIFITGCPFALPNWKLHHIIETSGAVVVGEESCVGRRYYHTLVPENFSSVEDGIKLLAERYLKTHCACFTPNAERIEDIKNMAKDLKAQGVIYYSIQFCTPYLFEAYQVEKEINLPFLKIDTNYSMEDVGQLKTRCEAFIETL encoded by the coding sequence ATGGCGCAAGACTACGTTAAAATGTGGCAAGATTTAGGAATAAATTTAGAAAATCACGATTGTTTGCTCAAGGCTTTAGCTGATATCTATCAGCAAATCTACCTTTCTCAAAAAAACCGTCCTGAAGGAATGAAATACTTTGATTTTGTTATCTCAGAGGCACATGGGCTTAGAATAAAAGAACTTCTTGAGGCTAAAAAACAAGGAAAAAAGGTTATAGGAACTTTCTGTGTTTACGTGCCTGAAGAAATGATACTTGCAGTAAATGGAATATGTGTAGGACTTTGTGCAGGAGCTCAAATAGGTTTTGATGAAGCAGAAAAAGTTTTACCTAAGAATACCTGTGATCTCATTAAGGCTTTTATAGGGTTTAAGCTTACACAAGTTTGTCCTTATACCGAAAGCTGTGACCTTTTAGTAGGGGAAACTACCTGCGACGGAAAGAAAAAGGCTTACGAAATCCTTGATAAACTTACCAGAAAAGTTTATGTTATGGAAGTCCCCCACAGAAAGACAGAAGCAAGTAAAGAACTGTTTTTAAAGGAACTTTTTAGTTTAAAGGATAGGTTAGAAGAATTATCTGGGGTAAAAATTTCGGTAGAAAGCTTAAAAGAAGGCATAAAAATCGTAAATGAAAAAAGAAAGGCCTTGATGAGGCTTGAAAACTTAAGGGCTTATGACCCAGCCCCTATTTCAGGACTTGATGCCCTTTTAATAAATCAGATCGCCTTTTACGATGACCCTGTAAGATTTACCCAAAAAGTAAACGAACTTTGTGATGAGCTCGAAGAGCGGATTAAAAAAGGTATAGGAGTTAAACCTAAAGGAACTCCAAGAATATTTATTACTGGCTGTCCCTTTGCCTTACCTAACTGGAAACTTCATCACATAATAGAAACAAGCGGAGCTGTAGTGGTAGGAGAAGAGTCTTGTGTAGGAAGAAGGTATTATCATACCTTAGTTCCTGAAAACTTTAGCAGTGTAGAAGATGGTATCAAACTTTTAGCTGAAAGATATTTAAAAACTCACTGTGCCTGCTTTACCCCTAATGCAGAAAGGATAGAAGATATCAAAAACATGGCTAAAGACCTAAAAGCTCAAGGAGTTATTTATTATTCTATCCAATTCTGTACCCCCTATCTTTTTGAAGCTTATCAAGTAGAAAAAGAGATTAATCTTCCATTTTTAAAAATAGATACTAACTATAGCATGGAAGATGTGGGACAACTCAAAACAAGATGTGAGGCTTTTATAGAAACCTTATAA
- a CDS encoding acyl-CoA dehydratase activase: MKVLGLDVGSTYIKVAFFEKGNLKALERDNTSYQPLEKCFRYIEKYQPDQVVATGYGRNLINTNLENCITISEIKAFAIGAKFIHPKVGTILDIGGQDTKVISLDEKGKVVKFEMNDRCSAGTGRFLEIMCKALGYKIEDLNHLEIEGEVKVKISSLCTVFAESEVISLIAQGVPREEILKGVHLSVVYKVLSMLKRIPIREDLVFAGGCSQNKLLKRLLENQLKTKVITLKESPFLGAIGAGFFGLKSTTS; this comes from the coding sequence ATGAAGGTTTTAGGGCTTGACGTTGGGTCTACCTATATAAAAGTAGCTTTTTTTGAAAAAGGGAACTTAAAGGCTTTAGAAAGGGATAATACTTCTTATCAGCCTTTAGAAAAATGTTTTAGATACATAGAGAAATACCAACCAGATCAGGTGGTGGCTACTGGATATGGAAGGAATCTTATAAATACAAATCTTGAAAACTGTATTACTATTTCTGAGATTAAGGCTTTTGCAATAGGTGCAAAATTTATCCATCCTAAAGTAGGGACTATTTTAGACATAGGAGGGCAGGATACTAAGGTAATAAGCCTTGATGAGAAAGGTAAAGTAGTAAAATTTGAAATGAACGACCGTTGCTCAGCAGGAACAGGAAGGTTTTTAGAGATAATGTGTAAGGCTTTAGGCTATAAAATTGAAGATTTAAACCATTTAGAAATAGAAGGCGAAGTTAAAGTAAAAATAAGTAGTCTATGCACAGTTTTTGCTGAATCAGAGGTTATCTCCCTTATAGCCCAAGGGGTGCCAAGGGAAGAAATTCTAAAGGGAGTTCATCTTTCTGTGGTCTACAAGGTGCTTTCTATGCTTAAAAGAATTCCTATTAGAGAAGATTTAGTTTTTGCTGGAGGCTGTTCCCAAAATAAGCTTTTAAAAAGACTTTTAGAAAATCAGCTAAAAACTAAGGTTATAACCTTAAAAGAATCTCCCTTCTTAGGGGCTATAGGAGCAGGGTTTTTTGGATTAAAATCTACCACTTCGTAA
- a CDS encoding selenium metabolism-associated LysR family transcriptional regulator, which translates to MMIDFRKLEVFLKVYETKSFSKASKILYLTQPTITLHIKDLEETLGVKLLDRNTRKVIPSKAGKIIYEYGKEIIKLLKEMERELELYRDEKKGMVEIGGSTIPGQYILPKIIKGFKEKYSEISIFLKVGDSREIVEKVIKGEFDLGMVGAVFKNKDLIFKSCYEDEIVLIAPPDFSEDEIDLGKLYKIPLIKREEGSGTWKNAIENLQKKGLDIMKLNIIGEMGSTEAIKEAVKSGLGCGFVSSLAIELENKLNLIKIVKIKDVSIKRKFYLIYPRVKKLTSSEEKFINFIFYHLRSGRF; encoded by the coding sequence ATGATGATAGACTTTAGGAAGTTAGAAGTATTTCTTAAAGTTTATGAGACCAAAAGTTTTTCTAAAGCTTCAAAAATCCTTTATCTTACTCAACCTACTATAACTCTTCATATAAAAGATTTAGAAGAAACACTTGGTGTTAAACTGCTTGATCGTAATACTCGCAAAGTAATACCAAGTAAAGCTGGGAAAATTATCTATGAATATGGTAAGGAAATAATAAAGCTTTTAAAAGAAATGGAAAGAGAGCTTGAATTGTATAGAGATGAGAAAAAAGGTATGGTTGAAATAGGAGGAAGTACTATCCCAGGACAATATATACTTCCTAAGATAATAAAAGGATTTAAAGAAAAATATTCTGAGATTTCTATTTTTTTGAAAGTTGGTGATAGTAGAGAAATTGTTGAAAAGGTAATTAAAGGAGAGTTTGATCTTGGAATGGTGGGAGCAGTTTTTAAAAATAAAGATTTGATATTTAAAAGTTGTTATGAGGATGAAATAGTTTTAATAGCACCTCCTGATTTTTCTGAAGATGAAATAGATTTAGGAAAGCTTTACAAAATACCTTTGATAAAAAGAGAGGAAGGTTCAGGGACTTGGAAAAATGCTATAGAAAATTTGCAAAAAAAGGGATTAGATATTATGAAATTAAATATTATTGGAGAGATGGGCTCCACTGAAGCTATTAAAGAAGCTGTTAAAAGTGGACTTGGATGTGGTTTTGTTTCCTCATTAGCTATAGAATTGGAAAATAAATTAAATCTTATTAAAATAGTTAAGATTAAAGATGTTTCTATAAAAAGAAAATTTTATCTTATCTATCCCAGGGTTAAAAAATTAACTTCTTCAGAAGAAAAATTTATAAATTTCATTTTCTACCACTTACGAAGTGGTAGATTTTAA